One window of Desulfovibrio sp. X2 genomic DNA carries:
- a CDS encoding glutamine--tRNA ligase/YqeY domain fusion protein yields the protein MSSETEKPAMPSNFIKAIIEEDMRTDKWGGRVHTRFPPEPNGYLHIGHAKSICLNFGLAREYGGQCNLRFDDTNPTKEDVEYVDSIKADVHWLGFDWEDRCFYASDYFERLFECAVRLIKLGKAYVDSLSADEIREHRGTLTRPGTESPYRNRTAEENLDLFMRMRAGEFPDGAHVLRAKIDMTHPNIVMRDPTLYRIRHAHHHRTGDQWCIYPMYDFTHCLSDSFEGVTHSLCTLEFENNRELYDWVLDTLEMYHPRQYEFARLNMTHVVLSKRKLIKLVSEGAVDGWDDPRMPTISGFRRRGYTPEAIRDFCERIGVARSGNSVVDYGLLEHCLREDLNDCAPRVMGVLRPLKLTIVNYPDDKVDEFEFPFHPEKPEMGSRKLPFTKELWIERTDFMENAPKKWFRLAPGQEVRLRYAYYVRCVDVVRDASGEVVELKCEYDPATKGGWSNDGRKVKGTLHWLSARHAVPAEFRLFDHLFREGGPADVTDPDSLAASLNPDSMEVLKGFVEPGLADTEPGWHCQFERTGYFCADARLTQPGAPVFNRTTGLRDTFAKELQKG from the coding sequence ATGAGCAGCGAGACCGAAAAGCCCGCGATGCCGAGCAACTTCATCAAGGCCATCATCGAAGAGGACATGCGTACCGACAAGTGGGGCGGCCGCGTGCACACGCGCTTCCCGCCGGAGCCCAACGGCTACCTGCACATCGGCCACGCCAAGTCCATCTGCCTGAACTTCGGCCTGGCGCGCGAGTACGGCGGGCAATGCAACCTGCGCTTCGACGACACGAACCCGACCAAGGAGGACGTGGAGTACGTCGACTCCATCAAGGCGGACGTGCACTGGCTCGGCTTCGACTGGGAGGACCGCTGCTTCTACGCCTCGGACTACTTCGAGCGCCTCTTCGAGTGCGCCGTCAGGCTCATAAAGCTCGGCAAGGCCTACGTGGACTCGCTCTCGGCCGACGAGATCCGCGAGCACCGGGGCACCCTGACCAGGCCCGGCACCGAGAGCCCGTACAGGAACCGCACCGCCGAGGAGAACCTCGACCTCTTCATGCGCATGCGCGCGGGCGAGTTCCCCGACGGTGCCCACGTGCTGCGCGCCAAGATCGACATGACGCACCCGAACATCGTCATGCGCGACCCGACGCTCTACCGCATCCGCCACGCGCACCACCACCGCACAGGCGACCAGTGGTGCATCTATCCCATGTACGACTTCACGCACTGCCTCTCGGACTCCTTCGAGGGCGTGACGCATTCGCTGTGCACCCTGGAGTTCGAGAACAACCGCGAGCTCTACGACTGGGTGCTGGACACGCTGGAGATGTACCATCCGCGCCAGTACGAGTTCGCGCGGCTGAACATGACCCACGTGGTGCTCTCCAAACGCAAGCTCATCAAGCTCGTGTCGGAAGGCGCGGTGGACGGCTGGGACGACCCGCGCATGCCCACCATCAGCGGCTTCCGCCGCCGCGGCTACACGCCCGAGGCCATCCGCGACTTCTGCGAGCGCATCGGCGTGGCGCGCAGCGGCAACAGCGTGGTGGACTACGGCCTGCTCGAGCACTGCCTGCGCGAGGACCTGAACGACTGCGCGCCGCGCGTCATGGGCGTGCTGCGCCCGCTGAAGCTGACCATCGTCAACTACCCCGACGACAAGGTGGACGAGTTCGAGTTCCCGTTCCATCCCGAGAAGCCGGAGATGGGCTCGCGCAAGCTGCCGTTCACGAAGGAGCTGTGGATCGAGCGCACGGACTTCATGGAGAACGCGCCGAAGAAGTGGTTCCGCCTGGCCCCGGGCCAGGAGGTGCGGCTGCGCTACGCCTACTACGTGCGCTGCGTGGACGTGGTGCGCGACGCTTCGGGCGAGGTCGTGGAGCTCAAGTGCGAGTACGATCCGGCCACCAAGGGCGGCTGGTCCAATGACGGCCGCAAGGTCAAGGGGACGCTGCACTGGCTCTCCGCGCGCCATGCGGTGCCTGCCGAGTTCCGTCTCTTCGACCACCTCTTCCGCGAGGGCGGCCCGGCCGACGTGACCGATCCGGACTCCCTGGCCGCGAGCCTGAACCCGGATTCCATGGAAGTGCTCAAGGGCTTCGTGGAGCCCGGCCTGGCCGACACCGAGCCCGGCTGGCACTGCCAGTTCGAGCGCACCGGCTACTTCTGCGCCGATGCGCGCCTGACCCAGCCCGGCGCCCCGGTCTTCAACCGCACCACAGGCCTTCGCGACACCTTCGCCAAGGAGCTGCAGAAGGGCTAG